One Cellulomonas sp. Y8 DNA segment encodes these proteins:
- a CDS encoding LacI family DNA-binding transcriptional regulator, with protein MARTRRPSTRPARTTIADIARHAGVSPTAVSFALNDRPGLSDETRQRILDAVAELNWRPSIAARALTGMRSDTVGLVVARPARTLGIEPFFAQLTSGLQARLSTHVVALHQLVVEDVAAELEVYHRWAAEQRVDGLVLVDLEQGDPRPEAVRGLGVPAVVLGGTGEPGPLPAVWVDDYAAMAQIAEHLAGLGHRRIGHVGGIPAYEHSVRRVAALHDASGRLGITVDHEDTDYSERASAAATRLLLDRPEPPTAIVYDSDVAALAGLGVASTLGVRVPDDLSVVSFDDSELARLVHPALTALSRDTHALGMLVADTLLDVVAGREVPPVVVAPGPVLTPRASTAAPR; from the coding sequence ATGGCCAGGACGCGGCGCCCGAGCACCCGGCCTGCCCGGACGACGATCGCCGACATCGCCCGGCACGCCGGGGTCTCCCCCACCGCGGTGTCGTTCGCCCTGAACGACCGCCCCGGCCTCAGCGACGAGACCCGGCAGCGCATCCTCGACGCCGTCGCCGAGCTGAACTGGCGCCCGAGCATCGCGGCCCGCGCGCTGACCGGGATGCGGTCCGACACCGTCGGCCTCGTCGTCGCCCGGCCGGCGCGCACGCTCGGCATCGAGCCGTTCTTCGCCCAGCTGACCTCGGGTCTGCAGGCCCGGCTGTCGACGCACGTGGTGGCGCTGCACCAGCTCGTCGTCGAGGACGTCGCCGCGGAGCTCGAGGTGTACCACCGGTGGGCCGCGGAGCAGCGGGTCGACGGCCTCGTGCTGGTGGACCTGGAGCAGGGCGACCCCCGGCCCGAGGCAGTCCGCGGCCTCGGTGTCCCCGCCGTCGTGCTCGGCGGGACCGGCGAGCCCGGGCCGCTCCCCGCGGTGTGGGTCGACGACTACGCGGCGATGGCGCAGATCGCCGAGCACCTCGCCGGCCTCGGCCACCGGCGGATCGGGCACGTCGGCGGCATCCCGGCGTACGAGCACTCGGTCCGGCGGGTCGCCGCCCTGCACGACGCCTCGGGCCGGCTCGGGATCACGGTCGACCACGAGGACACCGACTACTCGGAGCGCGCCAGCGCGGCCGCGACCCGACTGCTGCTGGACCGCCCCGAGCCGCCGACGGCGATCGTCTACGACTCCGACGTCGCCGCGCTGGCCGGCCTCGGCGTCGCGTCGACGCTCGGGGTGCGGGTGCCGGACGACCTGTCGGTCGTGTCGTTCGACGACTCCGAGCTGGCCCGCCTCGTGCACCCGGCGCTCACGGCGCTGAGCCGGGACACCCACGCCCTCGGGATGCTGGTCGCCGACACGCTGCTGGACGTCGTCGCCGGCCGGGAGGTCCCGCCAGTGGTGGTCGCGCCCGGCCCGGTGCTCACGCCGCGGGCGAGCAC
- a CDS encoding Ig-like domain-containing protein has protein sequence MRRTPAAVTLALALVAAPVLAASPAAAAPPTATIRVETTRLKAGDTSVVTFTFSEPVEGFDRDDLAVSRGTLSVPTTSDGQVFTAVLTPQDGVTSSGVVVLDNAGVTDTQGTPGSGTTTSNTFDVDTARPTATVSVSQSSFRSGTTGTVTLTFSEAVIDVTTAALTVDAGTVSWLASTDGGLTWTATLTPAGDTEMFGAVVTLNLALVHDAAGNTGQGTASSAAYAVDTRRPTATVGLSTTTLGIDGSATLTTVFSEPVLGFDLGDVTVRGGTVGALTTADNITWTATFVPAAGTNVSGQVVTVDLAGVMDQAGNVGSGTVDSPAYTVDSVRPVGTVSADRAVVRAGETATVTMTFSEPVRGAGGAGPGLSLVAGGGTLTAPTSSDGGLTWTATFTPDAAARTTADLVLDLTTVVDVAGNAGTGSAVGPSLTVRTTRPTATVSVSEPVLTTTTDAVLTLTFSEPVSVGLWRALSTPGASVPVLTSSDGGVTWTGRLTGAAGTESGPAAVTLDLAQLVSDDGDAGVGTATSGAYTVDTVRPTATLALAATRVTGPTTLTITFSEPVPTLALTDLVADAGTLSGLATADGGLTWTATYTPDAGARVGAATIRLALAGVTDLAGNAGVAAALSVPFAVEAPAAPGTPVPAVPLPGAPVVPGVPAAVPPAGTAVTAPVVAAPARTLPRTGSEAGAALAVAAGLLLAGAAAVGARGLARSRRGRA, from the coding sequence ATGCGCCGCACCCCCGCCGCCGTGACCCTCGCGCTCGCCCTCGTGGCCGCGCCCGTCCTCGCCGCCTCCCCCGCCGCGGCCGCGCCGCCGACCGCCACGATCCGGGTCGAGACGACGAGGCTGAAGGCCGGTGACACGTCGGTCGTGACGTTCACGTTCTCCGAGCCGGTCGAGGGGTTCGACCGGGACGACCTGGCCGTGTCCCGGGGGACGCTCTCCGTCCCGACCACCTCGGACGGCCAGGTATTCACCGCGGTGCTCACCCCCCAGGACGGGGTCACGTCCTCCGGCGTCGTGGTGCTCGACAACGCCGGGGTCACCGACACCCAGGGCACCCCGGGGAGCGGCACCACCACGTCGAACACCTTCGACGTCGACACCGCACGACCCACCGCGACGGTCTCCGTCAGCCAGAGCTCGTTCCGTTCCGGGACCACGGGAACCGTCACCCTGACGTTCTCCGAGGCGGTCATCGACGTGACCACCGCGGCTCTCACGGTCGATGCCGGCACCGTGTCCTGGCTCGCCAGCACCGACGGCGGCCTGACGTGGACCGCGACGCTCACCCCCGCCGGCGACACCGAGATGTTCGGGGCCGTGGTGACGCTGAACCTGGCCCTCGTCCACGACGCGGCGGGGAACACCGGCCAGGGGACCGCGTCCTCCGCGGCCTACGCCGTCGACACCCGCCGACCGACGGCGACGGTCGGCCTCAGCACGACGACGCTGGGCATCGACGGATCCGCGACGCTCACCACGGTCTTCTCCGAGCCGGTCCTCGGGTTCGACCTCGGCGACGTCACCGTGCGCGGCGGCACGGTGGGCGCCCTGACCACGGCCGACAACATCACCTGGACCGCGACGTTCGTCCCGGCCGCCGGGACGAACGTCAGCGGCCAGGTCGTCACCGTCGACCTGGCGGGTGTCATGGACCAGGCGGGCAACGTCGGCTCGGGCACCGTCGACTCGCCCGCCTACACGGTCGACAGCGTGCGGCCGGTCGGGACCGTCAGCGCCGACCGGGCCGTCGTCCGCGCGGGCGAGACGGCCACCGTGACGATGACGTTCTCCGAGCCCGTCCGCGGGGCGGGCGGCGCCGGCCCCGGGCTGTCGCTGGTCGCGGGCGGCGGCACGCTCACTGCGCCGACCTCCTCGGACGGGGGCCTGACCTGGACGGCGACGTTCACGCCCGACGCGGCCGCGCGCACCACCGCCGACCTGGTCCTGGACCTGACGACGGTCGTCGACGTGGCGGGCAACGCCGGCACCGGGAGCGCGGTCGGCCCGTCGCTCACCGTGCGGACGACGCGCCCGACCGCGACCGTCTCCGTCTCCGAGCCGGTGCTGACCACCACCACCGACGCCGTCCTCACGCTGACGTTCTCGGAGCCGGTCTCCGTCGGCCTGTGGCGGGCCCTCAGCACGCCCGGCGCCTCCGTGCCCGTGCTGACCTCGTCCGACGGCGGGGTCACCTGGACCGGCCGGCTCACGGGCGCGGCCGGCACCGAGTCCGGGCCCGCGGCGGTCACGCTCGACCTCGCGCAGCTCGTGAGCGACGACGGCGACGCCGGGGTGGGCACGGCCACGTCGGGGGCGTACACGGTGGACACCGTCCGGCCGACGGCGACGCTCGCGCTCGCGGCGACCCGGGTGACCGGGCCGACGACGCTGACGATCACGTTCTCGGAGCCCGTGCCGACCCTCGCGCTGACCGACCTGGTCGCCGACGCGGGCACGCTGTCCGGCCTGGCGACCGCCGACGGCGGGCTGACCTGGACCGCGACCTACACGCCGGACGCCGGCGCGCGGGTGGGGGCGGCCACGATCCGACTGGCGCTGGCGGGGGTGACGGACCTGGCGGGGAACGCCGGGGTCGCCGCGGCGCTGTCGGTGCCGTTCGCCGTCGAGGCGCCGGCCGCGCCCGGGACGCCCGTGCCCGCGGTGCCGCTCCCCGGGGCTCCGGTCGTGCCCGGCGTACCCGCCGCCGTCCCGCCGGCGGGTACGGCCGTCACGGCCCCGGTCGTCGCGGCCCCGGCCCGGACCCTCCCGCGCACGGGGTCCGAGGCCGGCGCGGCGCTCGCCGTCGCCGCGGGCCTGCTGCTCGCCGGTGCCGCCGCCGTCGGCGCCCGCGGCCTCGCCCGGTCGCGTCGCGGACGGGCGTGA
- a CDS encoding dipeptidase, which yields MDLSERVAEQMPRVREELAALVAIPSVADPRQFPPEACAEAARWVADAFREVGFADVALHRTADGSDAVVGSRPAADPGAPTVLLYAHYDVQPPLDDAAWRTPPFELTEVGGRWYGRGAADCKGNILMHLAALRALGDDVPVNLRLVVEGSEEQGTGGLEDFVPGNADLLRADAVLVCDTGNAAVGVPAVTVSLRGMVNVVVRVDALPTELHSGMFGGPAPDALAALVAVLASLRAPDGDTTVRGLDHAQTWGGAPYDPDTFRADAQVRPGEALLGSGTVSDMLWARPALTVLGIDCPPVVGSTAAIVPRAAARLNLRIPPGTAPADALAALTAHITEAAPWGVAVSVDVEATGSPFRAATDGPAYDAMRSAMREAFGRDMVLLGQGGSIPLCTVFASTYPDAEILLMGVEEPQALIHAPNESVDPAEIERLATAEALFLTRYAGQG from the coding sequence GTGGACCTGAGCGAGCGGGTGGCCGAGCAGATGCCGCGCGTCCGAGAGGAGCTCGCCGCCCTGGTGGCGATCCCCTCGGTCGCCGACCCGCGGCAGTTCCCGCCCGAGGCGTGCGCGGAGGCGGCGCGGTGGGTGGCGGACGCGTTCCGCGAGGTCGGGTTCGCGGACGTCGCGCTGCACCGCACCGCCGACGGCAGCGACGCCGTCGTCGGCTCGCGGCCGGCGGCGGACCCGGGTGCGCCGACCGTGCTGCTGTACGCCCACTACGACGTGCAGCCGCCGCTCGACGACGCCGCCTGGCGGACGCCGCCGTTCGAGCTGACCGAGGTCGGCGGGCGCTGGTACGGCCGCGGCGCCGCGGACTGCAAGGGCAACATCCTCATGCACCTGGCGGCACTCCGGGCGCTCGGCGACGACGTCCCGGTGAACCTGCGGCTGGTGGTCGAGGGGTCCGAGGAGCAGGGCACCGGCGGGCTCGAGGACTTCGTCCCGGGGAACGCCGACCTGCTGCGCGCGGACGCCGTGCTGGTCTGCGACACCGGGAACGCCGCCGTGGGGGTGCCCGCCGTGACCGTCAGCCTGCGCGGCATGGTCAACGTCGTGGTGCGGGTCGACGCGCTGCCGACCGAGCTGCACTCGGGGATGTTCGGCGGTCCGGCGCCGGACGCGCTGGCGGCGCTGGTCGCCGTCCTCGCGTCCCTGCGCGCCCCGGACGGCGACACCACCGTGCGGGGCCTCGACCACGCCCAGACCTGGGGCGGCGCGCCCTACGACCCGGACACGTTCCGCGCCGACGCCCAGGTCCGGCCGGGCGAGGCGCTGCTCGGCTCCGGGACCGTCTCGGACATGCTCTGGGCCCGGCCCGCGCTGACCGTGCTCGGCATCGACTGCCCGCCGGTCGTCGGGTCGACGGCCGCGATCGTGCCGCGCGCCGCGGCCCGGCTGAACCTGCGCATCCCGCCGGGGACCGCGCCGGCCGACGCGCTCGCGGCGCTCACCGCGCACATCACCGAGGCGGCGCCGTGGGGGGTCGCGGTGTCGGTGGACGTCGAGGCGACGGGGTCGCCGTTCCGGGCCGCGACCGACGGGCCCGCGTACGACGCGATGCGCTCGGCGATGCGGGAGGCGTTCGGGCGGGACATGGTGCTGCTCGGGCAGGGCGGGTCGATCCCGCTGTGCACGGTCTTCGCGTCGACGTACCCGGACGCGGAGATCCTGCTGATGGGGGTCGAGGAGCCGCAGGCGCTCATCCACGCGCCGAACGAGAGCGTGGATCCGGCGGAGATCGAGCGGCTGGCGACGGCGGAGGCGCTGTTCCTGACCCGGTACGCAGGGCAGGGCTAG
- a CDS encoding aminopeptidase P family protein yields MARVVADAGAAGLDGVLVTPGPDLVWLTGYQPTAITERLTLLALTADREPTLVVPALERPDAEGAAGTAATAVVDWSDGSDPYAAASAVLRPGARYAVSDSAWALHLLGLQAALPGTGFHAVTERLPMLRAVKDADELARLAAAGAAADATYEEIVHVRFAGRRETDVAADLADLLRQHGHEQVDFTVVGSGPNGANPHHEAGSRVVEDGDCVVLDFGGLLAGYGSDTSRTVSVGEPSAEVREVHELVRLAQQAGVDAVRPGVACQEIDRAARAVIADAGYGERFIHRTGHGIGVTTHEPPYMVEGEELPLVPGMCFSVEPGVYLPGRFGVRIEDIVTVTADGVRRLNTTTRELRVVE; encoded by the coding sequence ATGGCCCGGGTCGTCGCCGACGCCGGCGCGGCCGGCCTGGACGGCGTGCTCGTCACCCCCGGCCCCGACCTGGTGTGGCTCACCGGCTACCAGCCGACCGCGATCACCGAGCGGCTGACCCTGCTCGCGCTCACCGCCGACCGCGAGCCGACGCTGGTGGTGCCGGCCCTGGAGCGCCCCGACGCGGAGGGCGCCGCGGGGACGGCCGCCACGGCGGTCGTCGACTGGTCGGACGGCAGCGACCCGTACGCGGCCGCGAGCGCCGTGCTCCGCCCCGGCGCGCGGTACGCCGTGTCCGACAGCGCGTGGGCGCTGCACCTGCTCGGGCTGCAGGCCGCGCTGCCCGGGACCGGCTTCCACGCCGTCACCGAACGGCTGCCGATGCTGCGCGCGGTCAAGGACGCCGACGAGCTCGCGCGCCTCGCCGCCGCGGGGGCCGCCGCGGACGCGACCTACGAGGAGATCGTGCACGTGCGGTTCGCGGGCCGCCGGGAGACGGACGTCGCCGCCGACCTCGCCGACCTGCTGCGGCAGCACGGGCACGAGCAGGTCGACTTCACGGTCGTCGGGTCCGGGCCCAACGGGGCGAACCCGCACCACGAGGCCGGCTCCCGGGTCGTCGAGGACGGCGACTGCGTGGTGCTCGACTTCGGCGGGCTGCTCGCCGGCTACGGCTCGGACACCAGCCGGACCGTCAGCGTCGGCGAGCCGTCCGCGGAGGTCCGCGAGGTGCACGAGCTGGTCCGGCTCGCGCAGCAGGCCGGGGTCGACGCGGTGCGGCCGGGGGTCGCGTGCCAGGAGATCGACCGGGCGGCGCGCGCCGTGATCGCGGACGCCGGGTACGGGGAGCGGTTCATCCACCGCACCGGGCACGGCATCGGGGTCACGACGCACGAGCCGCCCTACATGGTGGAGGGCGAGGAGCTGCCGCTCGTCCCGGGGATGTGCTTCTCCGTCGAGCCCGGGGTCTACCTGCCGGGCCGGTTCGGCGTGCGGATCGAGGACATCGTGACCGTCACCGCCGACGGCGTGCGGCGGCTGAACACGACGACGCGGGAGCTCCGCGTCGTGGAGTGA
- a CDS encoding MFS transporter: MSGATAGTAGAGTTARGARSVLIATCLSTLVVNANTSAVSILLPAISADTGTSVDTLQWAVTGYSLVGAAVIITAGSLGDVFGRKRVFQLGLLLFVLSCVLIALSQDGTGVIVGRLIQGAAGSTILACGLSLLSVASDGEDQLRSVSLWGAAAAVGAAAGPLLGGVLVDLTGWQGLSWIDAGVGVVCMVLTYLTVAESKDPNRPRTIDYLGTVLIALTLAALILGVSKSGDWGWLSAATIGCLAVSVVAGWLFVVVEKRVAVPLLDLALLRNRILVGATLAILIGAGTINGLMYLLSLYFQDPAALGFSSFQAGLATLPATVGLVVVAPLVPRMTKRVGGRQVIGVGFLLTTAGFVIVGFVQAGWGYGAFLLPLLAIAVGMGLSNGPSSSAATAVVPEEQVGAASGVSNMARYVGAAVATAIAATVYASVGADRTSAGASPSDALASGLAAAAWVMAVLSALGILLAVVAIRRHRAAQGTVQDAAAAAAAHLITIPTSAAGAASRPAAGPAVGDRPAPTSPGDPS, from the coding sequence ATGAGCGGTGCGACGGCGGGGACCGCCGGGGCGGGCACGACGGCACGGGGCGCGCGGAGCGTGCTCATCGCGACCTGCCTGTCCACGCTGGTGGTGAACGCGAACACCTCGGCGGTCAGCATCCTGCTCCCGGCGATCAGCGCCGACACCGGGACCTCCGTCGACACCCTGCAGTGGGCCGTCACCGGCTACTCGCTGGTCGGCGCGGCCGTCATCATCACGGCCGGGTCGCTGGGCGACGTCTTCGGGCGCAAGCGGGTGTTCCAGCTCGGCCTGCTGCTGTTCGTGCTGTCCTGCGTGCTCATCGCGCTCTCCCAGGACGGCACCGGGGTGATCGTCGGCCGGCTGATCCAGGGCGCCGCGGGGTCGACGATCCTGGCGTGCGGGCTGAGCCTGCTGTCGGTGGCGAGCGACGGCGAGGACCAGCTGCGGTCGGTGTCGCTCTGGGGTGCCGCCGCGGCGGTCGGGGCGGCCGCGGGGCCGCTGCTCGGCGGGGTGCTGGTCGACCTGACCGGGTGGCAGGGGCTGTCCTGGATCGACGCGGGGGTGGGCGTCGTCTGCATGGTCCTGACGTACCTCACCGTCGCCGAGTCGAAGGACCCGAACCGCCCCCGCACCATCGACTACCTCGGCACCGTCCTGATCGCGCTGACGCTGGCAGCCCTGATCCTCGGCGTGAGCAAGAGCGGCGACTGGGGCTGGCTGTCCGCGGCGACGATCGGCTGCCTCGCGGTCAGCGTGGTCGCCGGCTGGCTGTTCGTCGTGGTCGAGAAGCGGGTGGCGGTGCCGCTGCTCGACCTGGCGCTGCTGCGGAACCGGATCCTGGTCGGCGCGACGCTGGCGATCCTCATCGGCGCGGGCACGATCAACGGCCTGATGTACCTGCTCAGCCTGTACTTCCAGGACCCGGCCGCGCTCGGGTTCTCGTCCTTCCAGGCCGGCCTCGCGACCCTGCCCGCGACCGTGGGCCTCGTGGTCGTCGCGCCGCTGGTGCCCCGGATGACGAAGCGGGTCGGCGGCCGGCAGGTGATCGGCGTCGGGTTCCTGCTGACGACGGCCGGGTTCGTGATCGTCGGGTTCGTCCAGGCCGGCTGGGGGTACGGGGCGTTCCTGCTGCCGCTGCTCGCGATCGCGGTCGGCATGGGCCTGTCGAACGGGCCGTCGTCGTCCGCCGCGACCGCCGTGGTCCCCGAGGAGCAGGTGGGCGCCGCGTCCGGCGTGTCCAACATGGCCCGGTATGTCGGCGCCGCGGTGGCGACCGCGATCGCGGCCACCGTGTACGCGTCGGTGGGAGCGGACCGCACCTCCGCCGGCGCGTCGCCCTCCGACGCGCTCGCGTCCGGTCTCGCCGCCGCGGCGTGGGTCATGGCGGTGCTGAGCGCGCTCGGCATCCTGCTCGCGGTCGTCGCGATCCGGCGGCACCGCGCGGCGCAGGGCACCGTGCAGGACGCGGCAGCGGCCGCCGCGGCGCACCTCATCACCATCCCGACCTCGGCCGCCGGGGCGGCGTCCCGGCCCGCGGCCGGCCCCGCCGTCGGCGACCGCCCCGCGCCCACCTCCCCGGGAGACCCCTCGTGA
- a CDS encoding threonine/serine exporter ThrE family protein, with protein MADPGRRGLARARAALARRLSPLPAEAPRVPEQPPEAVLDLLRRLGVAMQRAGDAADRVTAILDDVAAVYAASGVRFFVLPTGVFVRIVAGDSTRVDFAPAPNASLRLDQVDALYRLIDDIRHAKLGVAEAVGRLQALLSTRPRLPAWLRVAGTSVMVLGLGLLLNPTASALPAYLVLGVLVGVLTLWGERSHAVAVVLPMLTAGVVTWLVFRLSEPVLGSAPLDIVIPTLVTMLPGAALTMATIELASGSMLSGSARLVYGLERLLLLTFGIALGVEFAGLPGPPPQAEAPLGAWAPWVGVAVFGLGVFLSSAVPPRSLPWLLAVLGVAYGVQAGAGLVLNPLGASFAAGVVVLPVAYAIQQRPSGPPVPVTFLPAFWLLVPGALGLEGVTEIVGADAAAGLGDFLNALLTIVAIAAGVLVGSAVSERVGRATGGWRGL; from the coding sequence GTGGCCGACCCGGGGCGTCGAGGGCTCGCACGGGCGAGGGCCGCCCTGGCCCGGCGCCTGTCGCCGCTGCCCGCCGAGGCGCCGCGGGTCCCCGAGCAGCCGCCCGAGGCCGTGCTCGACCTGCTGCGGCGGCTGGGCGTCGCGATGCAGCGGGCCGGCGACGCCGCGGACCGGGTGACCGCGATCCTCGACGACGTCGCGGCCGTCTACGCGGCGTCGGGGGTGCGGTTCTTCGTGCTCCCGACCGGCGTGTTCGTCCGGATCGTGGCCGGCGACTCCACCCGCGTCGACTTCGCGCCCGCACCCAACGCCTCGCTGCGGCTGGACCAGGTCGACGCGCTGTACCGGCTGATCGACGACATCCGGCACGCGAAGCTCGGCGTCGCTGAGGCCGTCGGTCGGCTGCAGGCGCTGCTCAGCACGCGCCCGCGGCTGCCGGCCTGGCTGCGGGTCGCCGGGACGAGCGTGATGGTGCTCGGCCTGGGGCTGCTGCTCAACCCCACGGCGTCGGCCCTGCCCGCGTACCTGGTGCTCGGCGTGCTGGTCGGTGTGCTGACGCTGTGGGGCGAGCGGTCGCACGCGGTCGCGGTCGTGCTGCCGATGCTGACCGCCGGCGTGGTCACCTGGCTGGTGTTCCGGCTCTCCGAGCCCGTGCTCGGGTCCGCGCCCCTCGACATCGTGATCCCGACTCTCGTGACGATGCTGCCCGGGGCCGCGCTGACGATGGCGACCATCGAGCTGGCGTCCGGGTCGATGCTGTCGGGCTCGGCGCGGCTGGTCTACGGGCTCGAGCGGCTGCTGCTGCTGACGTTCGGCATCGCGCTCGGGGTGGAGTTCGCCGGGCTGCCGGGGCCGCCGCCGCAGGCGGAGGCGCCGCTGGGGGCGTGGGCGCCGTGGGTCGGGGTGGCGGTGTTCGGGCTCGGGGTGTTCCTGTCGTCCGCGGTGCCGCCGCGCTCGCTGCCGTGGCTGCTGGCCGTGCTCGGCGTCGCGTACGGGGTGCAGGCCGGGGCAGGGCTGGTGCTGAACCCGCTCGGGGCGTCGTTCGCCGCCGGGGTCGTGGTGCTGCCGGTGGCGTACGCGATCCAGCAGCGGCCCAGCGGGCCACCGGTGCCGGTGACGTTCCTGCCGGCGTTCTGGCTGCTCGTGCCCGGGGCGCTGGGGCTGGAGGGGGTGACCGAGATCGTCGGGGCCGACGCCGCCGCCGGGCTGGGGGACTTCCTCAACGCGCTGCTGACGATCGTGGCGATCGCCGCGGGGGTGCTGGTGGGGAGTGCGGTGTCGGAGCGCGTCGGCCGGGCGACCGGGGGGTGGCGGGGGCTGTGA